One genomic region from Paracoccus pantotrophus encodes:
- a CDS encoding peptidoglycan D,D-transpeptidase FtsI family protein: protein MIRTPLRPLARILRARETGENPDAIEAANRAQRHAAIQESARGSARTRLFFMSCAFALAFGTVGAKMGVLAASQPSEPRVQTTGAQIISQRADITDRHGRVLATNLLTHSLYAHPQQMVEPERAARELVRIFPDLDIERLNKDFTGKRTFVWIKKKISPEQMQAVHDIGEPGLLFGPREMRLYPNGHIAAHILGGATFGKEDVASAEVVGVAGVEKAFDHWLRDPANDGAPLALSLDLTVQAAMEEVLGNGMKVMNAKGATGILMEVKTGEILAMASLPDFDPNDRPRPLLKGDPSDSPLFNRAVQGQYELGSTFKIFPVAQAIDLKLVSPATMINAKAPMKIGKYLINEFRGHNYGTLSVTDIIVKSSNVGTVRVAQLLGAERQRDFLEKLGFFEPTPIEMSEAPTGKPLVPKRWPAVTSATVAFGHGLAASPLHLAAAYATVANGGKRVMPTLIHDRRPRGGEQVLSSEAAHIAVQMLRQVVVRGSGRSANVEGYEVAGKTGTADKPRPTGGYYGNKVVSTFASVFPASDPQYVLVLSLDEPSTIGPGGESRTAGATSAPVAAEVIRRVAPLLGLRPSTETQLPMVERPLPDRLKLVSN from the coding sequence ATGATCCGCACCCCGCTGCGCCCGCTGGCCCGCATCCTTCGCGCCCGCGAAACCGGCGAGAATCCCGATGCCATCGAGGCCGCGAACCGCGCCCAGAGACATGCCGCGATCCAGGAAAGCGCGCGCGGCAGCGCCCGCACCCGGCTGTTCTTCATGTCCTGCGCCTTCGCGCTGGCCTTTGGCACCGTGGGCGCAAAGATGGGCGTGCTGGCCGCCAGCCAGCCCAGCGAACCGCGGGTGCAGACCACCGGCGCGCAGATCATCTCGCAACGCGCCGACATCACCGACCGGCACGGCCGGGTTCTGGCCACCAACCTGCTGACCCATTCGCTTTACGCCCATCCGCAGCAGATGGTCGAGCCCGAGCGCGCGGCGCGCGAACTGGTCCGCATCTTCCCCGACCTGGATATCGAGCGGCTCAACAAGGATTTCACCGGCAAGCGCACCTTCGTCTGGATCAAGAAGAAGATCAGCCCCGAGCAGATGCAGGCCGTCCATGACATCGGCGAGCCGGGCCTGCTGTTCGGCCCGCGCGAGATGCGGCTTTACCCGAACGGCCATATCGCCGCCCATATCCTTGGCGGCGCCACCTTCGGCAAGGAGGACGTGGCGAGCGCCGAGGTCGTCGGCGTCGCCGGCGTCGAAAAGGCCTTCGACCACTGGCTGCGCGATCCGGCCAATGACGGCGCGCCGCTGGCGCTGTCGCTGGACCTGACCGTCCAGGCCGCCATGGAGGAGGTGCTGGGCAACGGCATGAAGGTCATGAACGCCAAGGGCGCCACCGGCATCCTGATGGAGGTCAAGACCGGCGAGATCCTCGCCATGGCCAGCCTGCCCGATTTCGACCCCAACGACCGGCCGCGGCCGCTGCTCAAGGGCGATCCCTCGGACAGCCCGCTGTTCAACCGCGCGGTGCAGGGGCAATACGAGCTGGGTTCGACCTTCAAGATCTTCCCGGTGGCGCAGGCCATCGACCTCAAGCTGGTCAGCCCGGCCACGATGATCAACGCCAAGGCGCCGATGAAGATCGGCAAATACCTGATCAACGAGTTCCGCGGCCATAATTACGGCACGCTTTCGGTGACGGACATCATCGTGAAGTCCTCGAACGTCGGCACCGTCCGCGTGGCCCAGCTGCTGGGCGCCGAGCGGCAGAGGGATTTCCTGGAAAAGCTGGGCTTCTTCGAGCCGACCCCGATCGAGATGAGCGAGGCGCCGACCGGCAAGCCGCTGGTGCCGAAACGCTGGCCGGCCGTGACCTCGGCCACCGTGGCCTTCGGGCACGGGCTGGCGGCCAGCCCGCTGCATCTGGCCGCGGCCTATGCGACTGTCGCGAATGGCGGCAAGCGGGTGATGCCGACGCTGATTCACGACCGCCGCCCGCGCGGCGGCGAGCAGGTGCTGTCGTCCGAGGCCGCGCATATCGCCGTGCAGATGCTGCGCCAGGTCGTCGTCCGCGGCAGCGGCCGCAGCGCCAATGTCGAGGGCTACGAGGTCGCGGGCAAGACCGGCACCGCCGACAAGCCGCGCCCGACGGGGGGCTATTACGGCAACAAGGTGGTCTCGACCTTCGCCTCGGTATTCCCGGCCAGCGATCCGCAATATGTGCTGGTGCTGTCGCTGGACGAGCCCTCGACCATCGGTCCCGGCGGAGAAAGCCGGACCGCGGGCGCCACCTCGGCCCCGGTAGCGGCCGAGGTGATCCGCCGCGTTGCGCCGCTGCTGGGCCTGCGTCCCAGCACGGAAACGCAGCTGCCGATGGTTGAACGGCCTTTGCCGGATCGGCTAAAGCTCGTCTCGAACTGA
- the rsmH gene encoding 16S rRNA (cytosine(1402)-N(4))-methyltransferase RsmH: protein MAEAPHIPVLLGPLLRAVQPVQGTWVDGTFGAGGYARGLLEQGADRVIGIDRDPAVFRMAEAWAGEYGDRLRLVQGTFSDLDRLAGGPVDGVVLDLGVSSMQLDQPERGFSFLRDGPLDMRMGGDGPSAADLLNTAPEQVIADVLYLYGEERASRRIAKAIVAARPLSRTGQLSDIVAGCLPRPKPGQSHPSTRAFQAIRIWVNDEFGQLVAGLAAAERALRPGGKLAVVSFHSLEDRIVKRFMQARSNSAGGGSRYAPEAAREEPAFTLPFRRAIGADEAELAANPRARSALLRVGIRTAAPAGRVDPAALGLPLLSERGA, encoded by the coding sequence ATGGCCGAGGCGCCGCATATCCCCGTCCTGCTTGGCCCGCTGTTGCGGGCCGTTCAGCCTGTGCAGGGCACCTGGGTCGACGGCACCTTCGGCGCCGGCGGCTATGCCCGCGGCCTGCTGGAACAGGGCGCCGACCGGGTGATCGGCATCGACCGCGACCCGGCGGTCTTTCGCATGGCCGAAGCCTGGGCGGGCGAATACGGCGACCGGCTGCGGCTGGTCCAGGGCACGTTCTCGGACCTCGACAGGCTGGCCGGCGGGCCGGTCGACGGCGTGGTGCTGGACCTGGGCGTCAGCTCGATGCAGCTCGACCAGCCCGAGCGCGGCTTTTCCTTTCTGCGCGACGGCCCCCTGGACATGCGCATGGGCGGCGACGGTCCCTCGGCGGCCGACCTGCTGAACACGGCGCCCGAGCAGGTCATCGCCGACGTGCTGTATCTTTACGGCGAGGAACGCGCCTCGCGCCGCATCGCCAAGGCCATCGTCGCTGCCCGGCCGCTGAGCCGCACTGGCCAGCTTTCGGACATCGTTGCCGGCTGCCTGCCGCGGCCGAAGCCGGGACAGAGCCACCCCTCGACCCGCGCCTTCCAGGCGATCCGCATCTGGGTGAACGACGAATTCGGCCAGCTGGTCGCCGGGCTTGCCGCGGCCGAACGGGCGCTGCGGCCGGGCGGCAAGCTGGCCGTGGTCAGTTTCCACTCGCTCGAGGATCGCATCGTCAAGCGGTTCATGCAGGCGCGCTCGAACAGCGCTGGCGGCGGCAGCCGCTACGCGCCCGAGGCCGCGCGCGAGGAGCCGGCCTTCACGCTGCCCTTCCGCCGAGCCATCGGCGCCGACGAGGCCGAACTGGCGGCGAATCCGCGCGCGCGCTCGGCGCTTTTGCGCGTCGGCATCCGCACCGCGGCGCCGGCTGGCCGGGTCGATCCGGCGGCCCTGGGCCTGCCGCTGCTGTCCGAAAGGGGGGCGTAA
- the mraZ gene encoding division/cell wall cluster transcriptional repressor MraZ: MARRFRGSEEVKVDAKGRVSIPAKFRRVFEASDPDWQAGKRAQLVIVYGTRDWNWLQLFTIEAMEEIEEGIARMPRGSAARNLLENIYQGHADEAEIDGDGRLVLPQKLREKIGLTDSAFFISAGDSLKVWTPEAYAEEERALEARVPELEPGADPLSLLAPAAAKDEG, translated from the coding sequence TTGGCACGCCGTTTCAGAGGGTCGGAAGAGGTCAAGGTGGACGCGAAGGGCCGCGTTTCCATCCCGGCCAAGTTCCGCCGGGTCTTTGAAGCCTCCGATCCCGACTGGCAGGCCGGCAAGCGCGCGCAACTGGTCATCGTCTACGGCACCCGCGACTGGAACTGGCTGCAGCTTTTCACCATCGAGGCGATGGAGGAGATCGAAGAGGGCATCGCCCGCATGCCGCGCGGCTCGGCCGCCCGCAACCTCCTGGAAAACATCTACCAGGGCCATGCCGACGAGGCCGAGATCGACGGCGACGGCCGCCTGGTCCTGCCGCAGAAGCTGCGCGAGAAGATCGGCCTGACCGACAGCGCCTTCTTCATCTCGGCCGGCGACAGCCTGAAGGTCTGGACCCCCGAGGCCTATGCCGAGGAAGAACGCGCGCTGGAGGCCCGCGTGCCGGAACTGGAGCCGGGCGCCGATCCGCTGTCGCTGCTGGCCCCCGCCGCGGCGAAGGACGAGGGCTAG
- a CDS encoding N-acetylmuramoyl-L-alanine amidase — translation MSPSPNHGDRRGQRPSLVVLHYTGMADGPSARARLCDPEAEVSAHWLVHEDGTTEALVPEDRRAWHAGAGSWQGREDVNSRSIGIELVNPGDRPFPEPQMAALERLLGAIMARWSIGPEGVIAHSDMAPGRKIDPGPRFDWRRLALQGLAVWPDGSGADLSLAESLSRIGYPDEPARLAAFRLRFRPWADGPEDETDRRMAAALACSWLLPCPNIPQGEAAASAAGGGREVPPSRP, via the coding sequence TTGAGCCCTTCGCCCAATCACGGCGACCGGCGCGGGCAGCGGCCCTCGCTGGTCGTGCTCCATTATACCGGCATGGCGGACGGGCCTTCGGCCCGCGCCCGGCTCTGCGACCCCGAGGCCGAGGTCAGCGCGCATTGGCTGGTCCATGAGGACGGGACGACCGAGGCGCTCGTCCCCGAGGATCGCCGCGCCTGGCACGCGGGCGCCGGCTCCTGGCAGGGGCGCGAGGACGTCAATTCGCGCAGCATCGGCATCGAGCTGGTCAATCCCGGCGACCGTCCCTTTCCCGAGCCGCAGATGGCGGCGCTGGAGAGGCTGCTGGGCGCCATCATGGCGCGCTGGTCCATCGGGCCCGAGGGCGTGATCGCCCATTCCGACATGGCGCCGGGGCGCAAGATCGACCCCGGCCCGCGCTTCGACTGGCGCCGGCTGGCCTTGCAGGGGTTGGCGGTCTGGCCGGATGGATCGGGCGCCGACCTGTCCTTGGCCGAGAGCCTGTCCCGCATCGGCTATCCGGACGAACCGGCGCGGCTTGCCGCCTTCCGCCTGCGTTTCCGCCCCTGGGCCGACGGCCCCGAGGACGAAACCGACCGGCGCATGGCCGCGGCGCTGGCCTGTTCCTGGCTTCTTCCTTGTCCAAATATCCCGCAGGGGGAGGCCGCCGCGTCTGCGGCGGGCGGGGGACGCGAAGTCCCCCCTTCACGGCCCTAG
- the ftsL gene encoding cell division protein FtsL: MRSVLYLLTALSVMGLAFWAYRENYRTQAAISEMSDIQRQIGRLREDLGVLRAEWAYLNRPERLRQLVDLNFERLKLVPFGSDQFVDVGQVAFPAPKLFQPAPGTDADLPVERPAGFPPRRPQESTP, translated from the coding sequence ATGCGTTCGGTGCTTTACCTTCTGACCGCGCTTTCGGTGATGGGTCTGGCCTTCTGGGCCTATCGCGAGAACTATCGCACCCAGGCCGCCATCAGCGAGATGAGCGACATCCAGCGCCAGATCGGCCGGCTGCGCGAGGATCTGGGCGTGCTGCGCGCGGAATGGGCCTATCTGAACCGGCCCGAGCGCCTGCGCCAGCTGGTCGACCTGAATTTCGAGCGGCTGAAGCTGGTGCCCTTCGGCTCCGACCAGTTCGTGGACGTGGGGCAGGTGGCCTTCCCGGCGCCCAAGCTGTTCCAGCCCGCCCCCGGCACGGATGCCGACCTGCCGGTCGAACGTCCCGCCGGCTTCCCGCCCCGCAGACCACAGGAGAGCACGCCATGA
- a CDS encoding Mrp/NBP35 family ATP-binding protein, protein MTISRERVLAELAQIAVPGGGNLVSADLVRALNVESGVVRFVIEAADAGSARALAPVEAEAQRRLSALPGVEKVQIVTTAPAAPRGAAPQVAARSGGEAPPSLKIGRHPTPQAGPAPVSGVARILAIGSGKGGVGKSTLTSNLAVALARKGRRVGLLDADIYGPSQPRMLGLTGQRPTSDGQMIEPLHAHGVTVMSLGLMMKEGEAVVWRGPMLMGALQQMLNQVKWGELDVLLVDLPPGTGDVQLSLCQKAQVSGAIIVSTPQDVALIDARRAIDMFGKLQTPVLGLVENMSTYICPNCGHEAHLFGHGGVAAEAAALGLPFLGEIPLNLDLRLAGDAGTPIAAGDGPAAQSFARLAERLIAGGMA, encoded by the coding sequence ATGACCATCTCACGGGAACGTGTGCTTGCGGAACTTGCCCAGATCGCGGTTCCGGGCGGCGGCAACCTGGTTTCTGCCGATCTGGTGCGTGCGCTCAACGTCGAATCGGGCGTGGTGCGATTCGTCATCGAGGCGGCGGATGCCGGTTCCGCCCGCGCGCTGGCCCCGGTCGAGGCCGAGGCGCAGCGCCGGCTTTCCGCCCTGCCGGGGGTCGAGAAGGTGCAGATCGTCACCACCGCCCCCGCCGCACCGCGCGGCGCGGCGCCGCAGGTTGCGGCGCGCTCGGGCGGCGAGGCGCCGCCCAGTCTCAAGATCGGCCGCCACCCGACGCCCCAGGCGGGGCCGGCCCCGGTCAGCGGCGTGGCACGGATCCTGGCCATCGGCTCGGGCAAGGGCGGGGTCGGGAAATCCACGCTGACCTCGAACCTGGCGGTGGCGCTGGCGCGCAAGGGGCGGCGGGTCGGGCTGCTGGATGCGGATATCTACGGCCCCTCGCAGCCGCGGATGCTGGGCCTGACCGGGCAGCGCCCGACCAGCGACGGCCAGATGATCGAGCCGCTGCACGCCCATGGCGTGACCGTCATGTCGCTGGGCCTGATGATGAAGGAAGGCGAGGCCGTGGTCTGGCGCGGCCCGATGCTGATGGGCGCGCTGCAGCAGATGCTGAACCAGGTGAAATGGGGCGAGCTGGACGTGCTGCTGGTCGACCTGCCGCCCGGCACTGGCGACGTGCAGCTGTCCTTGTGCCAGAAGGCGCAGGTCAGCGGGGCGATCATCGTCTCGACCCCGCAGGACGTGGCGCTGATCGACGCCCGTCGCGCCATCGACATGTTCGGCAAGCTCCAGACCCCGGTGCTGGGGCTGGTCGAGAACATGTCCACCTATATCTGCCCGAATTGCGGCCATGAGGCGCATCTGTTCGGCCATGGCGGCGTCGCTGCCGAGGCGGCGGCGCTGGGGCTGCCCTTCCTGGGCGAGATCCCGCTGAACCTCGACCTGCGGCTTGCGGGCGATGCCGGCACGCCGATCGCGGCCGGTGACGGCCCGGCGGCGCAATCCTTCGCCCGGCTGGCCGAGCGCCTGATCGCCGGCGGCATGGCCTGA
- a CDS encoding DUF1127 domain-containing protein translates to MAVLDLIHGGMHRNDIAGNGAIAKFVANLRDHMARRAVYRQTLRELGELSNRELADLGLSRSNIRSVAYEAAWGTK, encoded by the coding sequence ATGGCTGTTCTCGATCTGATCCATGGCGGTATGCACCGCAACGACATCGCCGGCAACGGCGCGATCGCGAAATTCGTGGCCAATCTGCGTGACCACATGGCCCGCCGGGCGGTCTATCGCCAGACCCTGCGCGAACTGGGCGAGCTGTCCAACCGCGAACTGGCCGATCTGGGGCTGAGCCGCAGCAATATCCGCAGCGTGGCTTACGAAGCCGCCTGGGGCACGAAGTAA
- the mraY gene encoding phospho-N-acetylmuramoyl-pentapeptide-transferase: MLYWLTNLSDGGDFFNLFRYITFRAGGAFFTALLFGFFFGRPLIDLLRRKQKKGQPIRDDGPENHFSKAGTPTMGGLLILAALTIGTLLWARLDNGYVWIVLLVTLGFAAIGFADDYAKVTKQHHAGLSGKVRLLIGLGIAAAAGAAAAWAHPAALSGELALPFFKDALINLGLLYVPFAVLVILGAANAVNLTDGLDGLAIMPVMIAAGSFAVIAYMVGNANFANYLGVHFVPGTGELAVFVAALIGGGLGFLWYNAPPAAVFMGDTGSLALGGALGAIAVVTKHEIVLAIVGGLFVVEALSVIIQVLYFKRTGKRVFLMAPIHHHFEKKGWGEAQIVIRFWIIALILALIGLATLKLR; encoded by the coding sequence ATGCTCTATTGGCTCACGAACCTCTCCGACGGCGGGGATTTCTTCAACCTTTTCCGCTATATCACCTTCCGCGCCGGGGGCGCCTTCTTCACGGCGCTGCTCTTCGGCTTCTTCTTCGGCCGGCCGCTGATCGACCTCTTGCGCCGCAAGCAGAAAAAGGGCCAGCCGATCCGCGACGACGGGCCGGAAAACCATTTCTCCAAGGCCGGCACCCCGACCATGGGGGGGCTCTTGATCCTGGCCGCACTGACCATCGGCACATTGCTCTGGGCGCGGCTCGACAACGGCTATGTCTGGATCGTGCTGCTGGTCACGCTGGGCTTCGCCGCCATCGGCTTTGCCGACGACTATGCCAAGGTCACGAAGCAGCATCACGCGGGGCTCTCGGGCAAGGTGCGGCTGCTGATCGGGCTTGGCATCGCCGCCGCCGCCGGCGCGGCGGCCGCCTGGGCCCATCCGGCGGCGCTAAGCGGCGAACTGGCGCTGCCCTTCTTCAAGGATGCGCTGATCAACCTGGGCCTGCTCTACGTGCCCTTCGCGGTGCTGGTTATCCTGGGCGCGGCCAATGCGGTGAACCTGACCGACGGGCTGGACGGGCTGGCGATCATGCCGGTGATGATCGCCGCGGGCAGCTTCGCGGTGATCGCCTATATGGTCGGCAACGCGAATTTCGCCAATTACCTGGGCGTGCATTTCGTGCCCGGCACCGGCGAGCTTGCGGTCTTCGTCGCGGCGCTGATCGGCGGCGGGCTGGGTTTCCTGTGGTATAACGCCCCCCCCGCCGCGGTCTTCATGGGCGATACCGGCAGCCTCGCGCTCGGCGGCGCGCTGGGCGCCATCGCGGTGGTCACCAAGCACGAGATCGTCCTGGCCATCGTCGGCGGGCTTTTCGTGGTCGAGGCGCTCAGCGTCATCATCCAGGTGCTCTATTTCAAGCGCACCGGCAAGCGCGTCTTCCTGATGGCCCCGATCCACCACCATTTCGAGAAGAAGGGCTGGGGCGAGGCGCAGATCGTCATCCGCTTCTGGATCATCGCGCTGATCCTGGCGCTGATCGGGCTTGCGACGCTGAAGCTGCGCTGA
- a CDS encoding UDP-N-acetylmuramoyl-tripeptide--D-alanyl-D-alanine ligase, which produces MTLWTSQDAVAATGGRATRDFAVTGVSIDTRTIRPGDLFIALQAARDGHDFVAQALQKGAGAALVSRIPHGVADDAPLLVVPDVLPALEALGRAGRARMGGKVIAITGSVGKTSTKEMARIALAGQGQIHAAEASYNNHWGVPLTLARMPQDTDFAIIEIGMNHPGEIEPLARLARPHVAMITTVAAAHLEAFGAIEGIAREKGAIFRGLIQPGTAILPEDLPVTQILRDCADEAGAIVIGFGQQGMARPLTAETADGATRVRARVLGEAVDFTLATAGTHFVMNAVGVLAALSAAGADLAQAAARLSDWRPPLGRGAVEDLGGIRLIDDAYNSNPTSLSAGLATLARLTGGRRVAILGDMLELGPDEIALHAGMAADPAMEAVDLVHTAGPRMRALHEALPQARRGQHAESAAELAERARELVAPGDIVLVKGSKSSKVSTVVDALRRTRQSTTPGERTA; this is translated from the coding sequence ATGACGCTCTGGACCTCGCAGGATGCCGTCGCCGCGACCGGCGGCCGCGCCACCCGCGACTTCGCGGTCACGGGCGTTTCCATCGACACGCGGACGATCCGGCCGGGCGATCTGTTCATCGCCCTGCAAGCGGCCCGCGACGGCCACGATTTCGTCGCCCAGGCCTTGCAGAAGGGCGCCGGCGCCGCGCTGGTCAGCCGCATCCCCCATGGCGTTGCCGACGATGCCCCGCTGTTGGTCGTTCCCGATGTCCTGCCGGCGCTGGAGGCACTTGGCCGCGCCGGCCGCGCCCGGATGGGCGGCAAGGTCATCGCCATCACCGGCTCGGTCGGCAAGACCTCGACCAAGGAGATGGCGCGCATCGCGCTGGCCGGGCAGGGGCAAATCCATGCGGCCGAGGCCAGCTACAACAACCATTGGGGCGTGCCGTTGACGCTGGCGCGCATGCCCCAGGACACCGATTTCGCCATCATCGAGATCGGCATGAACCATCCGGGCGAGATCGAGCCGCTGGCCCGCCTCGCCCGCCCGCATGTCGCCATGATCACCACCGTCGCCGCAGCGCATCTGGAAGCCTTCGGCGCCATCGAGGGCATCGCCCGCGAGAAGGGCGCGATCTTCCGCGGGCTGATCCAGCCGGGCACCGCCATCCTGCCCGAAGATCTGCCTGTCACCCAGATTCTGCGCGACTGCGCGGATGAAGCGGGCGCCATCGTCATCGGTTTCGGCCAGCAGGGCATGGCCCGGCCGCTGACAGCCGAGACCGCGGACGGCGCGACCCGGGTCCGCGCCCGCGTGCTGGGCGAGGCGGTGGATTTCACCCTGGCAACGGCCGGCACGCATTTCGTCATGAACGCGGTCGGCGTTCTGGCGGCGCTCTCGGCCGCGGGGGCCGACCTGGCGCAGGCGGCGGCACGCCTTTCCGACTGGCGCCCGCCGCTGGGCCGCGGCGCGGTCGAGGATCTGGGTGGCATCCGGCTGATCGACGATGCCTATAACTCCAACCCCACCTCGCTTTCGGCCGGGCTTGCGACGCTGGCGCGGCTGACCGGCGGGCGCCGGGTGGCGATCCTGGGCGACATGCTGGAACTGGGGCCCGACGAGATCGCGCTCCATGCCGGCATGGCCGCGGATCCCGCCATGGAGGCGGTGGACCTGGTCCATACCGCCGGCCCGCGCATGCGCGCCCTGCACGAGGCGCTGCCTCAGGCCCGTCGCGGGCAGCATGCCGAGAGTGCCGCCGAACTGGCCGAGCGCGCCCGGGAGCTGGTCGCGCCCGGCGATATCGTGCTCGTGAAGGGTTCGAAGTCCTCCAAGGTCTCGACGGTGGTTGACGCGCTGCGGCGGACGCGCCAAAGCACGACGCCTGGCGAAAGGACAGCGTAA
- a CDS encoding UDP-N-acetylmuramoyl-L-alanyl-D-glutamate--2,6-diaminopimelate ligase: MSGGFVTERAMRLSLLGLRGDKGRDPEITGLAVDSRQVRPGHLFAALPGSAAHGGEFIQYALRQGAGAILTDRKGAEIAAEVLAGADAALVVAEDPRAALAGAAALWFAAQPETMVAVTGTSGKTSVATFTRQIWQALGHRAISLGTMGVQGDYQAKLAHTTPEPITLHRVLAEAAEAGVTHAAMEASSHGLDQRRLDGVRLKAGAFTNFSQDHLDYHKDFDEYFAAKALLFDHLLDEGAGAVVNIDDPRGRQMAQIARERGLALMRVGKDGSADLRILGQRYDATGQDLRFSFRGQAHLVRLALIGGFQAENVLAAAGLAIAAGDEAARVIETLPGLTTVRGRMELAAVRENGAAVFVDYSHKPGALASALQSLRPHVMGRIIVVFGAGGDRDRLKRPLMGEAARQFADLVYVTDDNPRSEDPAAIRAEVLAGAGPDAIEVGDRAEAILRGVDALQPGDALLIAGKGHETGQIIGNDVYPFDDAEQASVAVAALDGKI, translated from the coding sequence ATGAGCGGAGGCTTCGTGACCGAGCGGGCGATGCGGCTGTCCCTTCTGGGGCTGAGGGGGGACAAGGGGCGCGACCCCGAGATAACGGGTCTTGCCGTCGATTCGCGGCAGGTCAGGCCGGGCCATCTGTTCGCGGCGCTGCCGGGCTCGGCCGCGCATGGGGGCGAGTTCATCCAATATGCGCTGCGCCAGGGGGCGGGCGCGATCCTGACCGACCGCAAGGGGGCCGAGATCGCCGCCGAGGTGCTGGCGGGTGCCGATGCCGCGCTGGTCGTGGCCGAGGATCCCCGCGCCGCGCTGGCCGGAGCCGCCGCACTGTGGTTCGCTGCCCAGCCCGAGACCATGGTCGCCGTCACCGGCACCTCGGGCAAGACCTCGGTCGCGACCTTCACCCGGCAGATCTGGCAGGCGCTGGGGCACAGGGCGATCAGCCTGGGCACCATGGGGGTGCAGGGCGACTACCAGGCCAAGCTGGCCCATACCACGCCCGAGCCGATCACCCTGCACCGGGTGCTGGCCGAGGCGGCGGAAGCGGGCGTCACCCATGCGGCGATGGAGGCCAGTTCGCACGGGCTTGACCAGCGCCGGCTGGACGGGGTGCGGCTGAAGGCCGGCGCATTCACCAATTTCAGCCAGGACCACCTGGATTATCACAAGGACTTCGACGAATATTTCGCCGCCAAGGCGCTGCTTTTCGATCACCTGCTGGACGAGGGCGCCGGGGCGGTCGTCAATATCGACGACCCGCGCGGCCGGCAGATGGCGCAGATCGCGCGCGAACGCGGCCTGGCGCTGATGAGGGTCGGTAAGGACGGGTCGGCCGACCTGCGCATCCTTGGGCAACGCTACGATGCCACCGGCCAGGATCTGCGCTTCAGCTTCCGCGGGCAGGCGCATCTGGTGCGGCTGGCGCTGATCGGCGGCTTCCAGGCGGAAAACGTTCTGGCCGCCGCCGGCCTGGCCATCGCCGCCGGAGACGAGGCGGCGCGGGTGATCGAGACCCTGCCCGGCCTGACCACGGTGCGCGGCCGCATGGAACTGGCGGCGGTGCGGGAAAACGGCGCGGCGGTCTTCGTCGATTACAGCCACAAGCCCGGCGCCTTGGCCTCGGCCCTGCAAAGCCTGCGCCCGCATGTCATGGGCCGCATCATCGTGGTCTTCGGCGCCGGCGGCGACCGCGACCGCCTGAAGCGCCCGCTGATGGGCGAGGCGGCGCGGCAATTCGCCGACCTGGTCTATGTGACCGACGACAACCCCCGCAGCGAAGACCCGGCCGCGATCCGCGCCGAGGTGCTGGCCGGCGCCGGTCCCGATGCCATCGAGGTCGGCGACCGCGCCGAGGCGATCCTGCGCGGCGTCGATGCCTTGCAGCCCGGCGATGCGCTGCTGATCGCCGGCAAGGGCCACGAGACCGGCCAGATCATCGGCAACGACGTTTATCCCTTCGACGATGCCGAGCAGGCCTCGGTGGCCGTCGCGGCGCTGGATGGCAAGATATGA
- the rlmJ gene encoding 23S rRNA (adenine(2030)-N(6))-methyltransferase RlmJ, with amino-acid sequence MLSYQHAYHAGNLADLHKHALLAWMLAYLTAKPKPLSYLETHAGRGLYDLAAPEAEKTGEAAAGITRALSEDWLAADHPLRLALDAVRARHGATAYPGSPLIARHFLRPGDVAHLAELHPAEHAALAEVAGFAHLHRQDGFQMAQAICPPMPRRGLLLIDPSYEVKADYDAIPRHVAQLARKWNVGVIALWYPILADLRHAPMVEALRRNHPEALLSELRFPPARPGHGMIGSGMVVLNPPYGLAEEARRIEALF; translated from the coding sequence ATGTTGTCCTATCAGCACGCCTATCACGCCGGAAACCTGGCCGACCTGCACAAGCACGCGCTGCTGGCCTGGATGCTGGCCTATCTGACCGCCAAGCCCAAGCCGCTGAGCTATCTGGAAACCCATGCCGGGCGCGGGCTCTACGACCTGGCAGCACCCGAGGCCGAAAAGACCGGCGAGGCAGCGGCGGGCATCACCCGCGCCCTGTCCGAGGATTGGCTGGCCGCGGATCACCCGCTGCGCCTTGCCCTGGACGCGGTGCGTGCCCGCCATGGCGCCACGGCCTATCCCGGCTCGCCGCTGATCGCGCGGCATTTCCTGCGGCCGGGCGACGTGGCGCATCTGGCCGAGCTGCACCCGGCCGAACACGCGGCCCTGGCCGAGGTCGCGGGCTTTGCGCATCTGCACCGGCAGGACGGGTTCCAGATGGCGCAGGCGATCTGCCCGCCCATGCCGCGGCGCGGGTTGCTGCTGATCGACCCGAGCTATGAGGTCAAGGCCGATTACGACGCCATCCCGCGCCATGTCGCCCAGCTGGCGCGCAAGTGGAATGTCGGCGTGATCGCGCTGTGGTATCCGATCCTGGCCGATCTCCGCCATGCGCCCATGGTCGAGGCGCTGCGCCGCAACCATCCCGAGGCGCTGCTGTCCGAGCTGCGGTTCCCGCCGGCACGGCCGGGCCATGGCATGATCGGCTCGGGCATGGTGGTGCTGAACCCGCCTTACGGCCTGGCCGAGGAGGCCCGGCGGATCGAGGCGCTGTTCTAG